Proteins from a genomic interval of Hyalangium ruber:
- a CDS encoding carboxypeptidase-like regulatory domain-containing protein yields the protein MRTLPLEQSRRQRAFGVALALLFMALPLAAQGAEPLLRISGRVLDPNGKPARAALVVAICDSALPEGPPIDCGFPGTRGRQGKTDGDGRFLLEQLPPAVYSLYAAVEAPGPGRKVAADASLSVPLRKDRDGVELKLKTLRTLSGVVVDKRGAPVKQARVKLKVEPGARLPEAPEHGPSTEETADDFGRFEFKGVPDMPYRLEVSAYGFITTESDRAVRPGDEPITVRMKSCGRVFGSVVKQDGSPVADLLPGCGGYTSSSPDGRFDLPACEVGPRRMCFSAPGMARLYRTITVEPEKDVDMGKLRMEPELLRKVRVTDERNGATLPHAMITVEATEEEGSGRVFRHGPDGWAELTEYPARPLDLSIENQSFLSKRAHLDKRQTELQVALEAGIGVSGKVLNAKGQPQMGSVQAHCEAGGSEQMQLQPGGEFHIPQGLAGGLCSVQLLVYTPPLPRFYHYRLMWMDPKVSPQVDFLEPAVVSPLHVRFQGAKKPYGALLFVGDLPSQVNIGKAARAGFLPTGAHIPESGGYRAGRREEGGLRFEDIGPGVYTLVVLMGEEGAFRVPLTMGEQEQTLQVEIPAKLTPLSR from the coding sequence ATGCGAACCTTGCCGCTCGAGCAGTCCCGGCGCCAGCGCGCCTTCGGTGTCGCGCTGGCCCTGCTGTTTATGGCGCTGCCACTGGCGGCTCAGGGCGCCGAGCCGCTGCTGCGCATCAGCGGTCGCGTACTCGACCCGAATGGCAAGCCCGCGCGCGCTGCCCTCGTGGTGGCGATCTGCGACAGCGCGCTGCCCGAGGGGCCCCCCATCGATTGTGGCTTTCCTGGCACCCGAGGCCGCCAGGGGAAGACCGACGGTGACGGACGGTTCCTGCTGGAGCAGCTGCCTCCCGCCGTCTACTCGCTCTACGCGGCGGTCGAGGCCCCGGGGCCTGGGCGCAAGGTCGCCGCCGATGCGTCGCTCTCCGTGCCCCTCCGGAAGGACCGCGATGGCGTGGAGCTGAAGCTGAAGACCCTGCGCACCCTCTCCGGCGTGGTGGTGGACAAGAGGGGGGCTCCGGTGAAGCAGGCGCGGGTGAAGCTCAAGGTAGAGCCGGGCGCCCGTCTTCCCGAGGCGCCCGAGCACGGTCCGAGCACCGAGGAGACCGCCGACGACTTCGGGCGCTTCGAGTTCAAGGGCGTGCCGGACATGCCCTACCGGCTGGAGGTGAGCGCCTATGGGTTCATCACCACGGAGTCCGACCGAGCGGTCAGACCGGGCGACGAGCCGATCACCGTGCGGATGAAGAGCTGTGGGAGGGTGTTCGGGAGCGTGGTGAAACAGGACGGCTCTCCCGTGGCGGATCTGCTGCCCGGCTGCGGTGGGTACACGTCCTCCTCGCCCGATGGGCGCTTCGATCTCCCCGCCTGCGAGGTGGGCCCGCGGCGCATGTGCTTCTCCGCGCCCGGCATGGCCCGGCTCTATCGCACCATCACCGTCGAGCCGGAGAAGGATGTCGACATGGGCAAGCTCCGGATGGAGCCTGAGCTGCTGCGGAAGGTGCGCGTCACCGACGAGCGGAATGGCGCGACGCTGCCCCATGCCATGATCACCGTGGAAGCGACGGAGGAGGAGGGGTCGGGCCGCGTATTCCGACATGGCCCCGACGGCTGGGCGGAGCTCACGGAGTATCCGGCCAGGCCGCTCGACCTGAGTATTGAGAACCAGAGCTTCCTCTCCAAGCGGGCCCACCTGGACAAGCGGCAGACCGAGCTCCAGGTCGCGCTGGAGGCTGGCATCGGGGTGAGCGGCAAGGTGCTGAACGCCAAGGGGCAACCCCAGATGGGAAGCGTGCAGGCACACTGTGAGGCGGGCGGCAGTGAGCAGATGCAGCTCCAGCCCGGAGGCGAGTTCCACATCCCCCAGGGCCTCGCGGGAGGGCTCTGCTCGGTCCAGCTCTTGGTCTACACGCCGCCCCTGCCGCGCTTCTATCACTACCGGCTGATGTGGATGGACCCCAAGGTCTCCCCGCAAGTGGACTTCCTCGAGCCCGCGGTCGTGTCCCCGCTCCACGTGCGCTTCCAGGGCGCGAAGAAGCCCTACGGCGCCCTGCTCTTCGTGGGAGACCTCCCCAGCCAGGTCAACATCGGAAAGGCCGCCCGCGCGGGCTTCCTCCCCACGGGGGCGCACATCCCCGAGAGCGGTGGGTACCGGGCGGGCCGCCGGGAAGAGGGCGGTCTGCGCTTCGAGGACATTGGCCCGGGCGTGTACACCCTGGTGGTGCTGATGGGGGAGGAGGGTGCCTTCCGCGTCCCGCTCACCATGGGCGAGCAGGAGCAGACCCTTCAGGTGGAGATCCCCGCGAAGCTCACGCCGCTCTCACGGTGA
- a CDS encoding Gldg family protein: MNPRGSSLVLSLVFAVVLVGGLVLERIAGAGTALTAIVVARTVLLLAVVGWAATRMAQASGGRKVLWRWALLCYVVGFVGLLLYTAQSELGTRLLGTALSQSSPKLAVVSQALFPALLVLSLLPLALLEASAAAMARAPVLETERAHGALFSGLGTAFVLIFSFSAMYVATQLDKTWDLSYFRTAKPGESTRKLIQGLNEPLQVTLFFPPANEVGEAVAQYFRELGQDAPQLQVERLDQAVEPSRARTLGVSTNGVVVFSRGEQREVLTVGLEIDRARGQLQRLDQEVQKRLLTVARPRRVLYLTTGHGERGDGKAAPGETPRPGIGQLKELMRAQNVEVQPLGVAEGLGSEVPRDAAVVAIIGPTKEFLQEEINALREYLNKGGRLWLALEPEGPSYDALVEPLGVRYVNTLLANDQVYFRATRQQSDRANLATAAYSSHPSVSTLASLGGQAPVAFLGSGAFETRSNPQQGLGLDVSVRAHEATFVDKNRNFTEDEGEDRRAWPLVMAIDKPIQGSKEGMRAVVMGDSDALADGVLPNLGNAYLALDTLRWLTGEEALAGAVSSEEDVPIQHTREQDVLWFYATVLLAPAVVLGVGFFVTRRRGKRGPRVAPEGGAR; this comes from the coding sequence ATGAACCCCCGTGGAAGCAGTCTCGTGCTGTCGCTGGTGTTCGCCGTGGTGTTGGTGGGTGGGCTCGTGCTCGAGCGCATCGCTGGCGCGGGCACCGCGCTGACCGCCATCGTCGTCGCGCGCACCGTGCTGCTGCTGGCCGTGGTGGGCTGGGCGGCCACGCGCATGGCGCAGGCGAGCGGTGGGCGCAAGGTGCTGTGGCGCTGGGCGCTGCTCTGCTACGTGGTGGGCTTCGTGGGGCTGCTGCTCTACACCGCCCAGTCGGAGCTGGGCACGCGGCTGCTGGGCACGGCGCTGTCCCAGTCCTCGCCGAAGCTGGCGGTGGTGTCCCAGGCGCTCTTCCCGGCGCTGCTCGTCCTCTCGCTGTTGCCGCTGGCGCTGCTGGAGGCCTCCGCCGCCGCCATGGCGCGCGCGCCGGTGCTGGAGACGGAGCGGGCCCATGGGGCGCTCTTCTCGGGCCTGGGTACGGCCTTCGTCCTCATCTTCTCCTTCTCGGCCATGTACGTGGCCACCCAGCTCGACAAGACGTGGGACCTGTCCTACTTCCGCACCGCGAAGCCAGGGGAGTCCACGCGCAAGCTCATCCAGGGCCTCAATGAGCCCCTGCAGGTGACGCTCTTCTTCCCTCCGGCCAACGAGGTGGGCGAGGCGGTGGCGCAGTACTTCCGCGAGCTGGGCCAGGACGCGCCGCAGCTCCAGGTGGAGCGGCTGGACCAGGCCGTCGAGCCGTCGCGGGCGCGCACGCTGGGCGTCAGCACCAACGGCGTGGTCGTCTTCTCGCGCGGCGAGCAGCGCGAGGTGCTCACGGTGGGGCTGGAGATCGACCGGGCGCGCGGGCAGTTGCAGCGGCTGGACCAGGAGGTGCAGAAGCGGCTGCTCACGGTGGCGCGGCCCCGGCGGGTGCTCTACCTCACCACCGGCCATGGCGAGCGCGGGGACGGCAAGGCGGCGCCCGGAGAGACGCCGCGCCCCGGTATCGGCCAGCTCAAGGAGCTGATGCGCGCGCAGAACGTGGAGGTCCAGCCGCTGGGCGTGGCCGAGGGGCTGGGCTCGGAGGTGCCGCGCGACGCGGCGGTGGTGGCCATCATCGGCCCCACGAAGGAGTTCCTCCAGGAGGAGATCAACGCCCTGCGGGAGTACCTGAACAAGGGCGGGCGGCTGTGGCTGGCGCTGGAGCCGGAGGGCCCCAGCTATGACGCGCTGGTGGAGCCGCTGGGCGTGCGGTACGTGAACACGCTGCTGGCCAACGACCAGGTGTACTTCCGCGCCACGCGGCAGCAGAGCGACCGGGCGAACCTGGCCACGGCGGCGTACTCCTCGCACCCGTCCGTCTCCACGCTGGCCTCGCTGGGAGGGCAGGCGCCGGTGGCCTTCCTGGGCTCGGGGGCCTTCGAGACGCGCAGCAACCCGCAGCAGGGCCTGGGGCTGGACGTGTCGGTGCGGGCGCACGAGGCCACGTTCGTGGACAAGAACCGGAACTTCACCGAGGACGAGGGCGAGGATCGCCGCGCCTGGCCCCTGGTGATGGCGATCGACAAGCCGATCCAGGGCAGCAAGGAGGGCATGCGGGCGGTGGTGATGGGCGACTCGGATGCGCTGGCCGATGGCGTGCTGCCGAACCTGGGCAATGCCTACCTGGCGCTGGACACGCTGCGCTGGCTCACCGGGGAAGAGGCGCTGGCGGGCGCGGTATCCAGTGAGGAGGACGTGCCCATCCAGCACACCCGAGAGCAGGACGTGCTCTGGTTCTACGCCACGGTGCTGCTGGCGCCGGCGGTGGTGCTGGGGGTGGGCTTCTTCGTGACGCGGCGGCGGGGCAAGCGTGGCCCGCGCGTCGCGCCGGAAGGAGGTGCGCGATGA